The Clostridia bacterium genome contains a region encoding:
- the rpmG gene encoding 50S ribosomal protein L33 — protein MIDCCRRFWGWTPVRVNVTLACTECKERNYTTSKNKKNDPDRLELKKFCVRCGRHTLHRETR, from the coding sequence ATGATAGATTGTTGCAGACGATTTTGGGGGTGGACACCGGTGCGCGTGAACGTTACTCTGGCCTGCACTGAATGTAAGGAACGGAACTACACGACCAGTAAGAACAAGAAGAACGATCCCGATCGTTTGGAGCTGAAGAAGTTCTGCGTGCGGTGTGGTCGCCATACCTTGCACCGGGAAACCCGGTAG
- the secE gene encoding preprotein translocase subunit SecE — protein MATKAVAGQVPWIERLRRFFHGVWTELKKVHWPTRRELSIYTLVVVVAVALVGAFIWAIDSVFSFLLELVI, from the coding sequence TTGGCCACTAAGGCAGTGGCCGGGCAGGTGCCGTGGATCGAGCGCCTGCGCCGTTTTTTCCACGGAGTATGGACCGAACTGAAGAAGGTTCACTGGCCGACCCGGCGGGAGCTGAGCATTTATACCTTGGTAGTAGTGGTGGCAGTGGCGCTGGTGGGCGCCTTTATTTGGGCGATAGATTCGGTGTTTAGCTTCCTGCTGGAACTGGTTATCTAG
- the nusG gene encoding transcription termination/antitermination protein NusG — protein MAMAKQENDERQWYVIHTYAGYENKVKANLEKRVSSMNMGDKIFKVVVPMEDELQIKDGKKKIVKRKIYPGYVLVEMILTEESWYVVRSTPGVTGFVGSGARPIPLRPDEVRQMLREPGAAEPRPRIRLVVGENVRVTGGPFQNFIGTVEEVQPEKGKVKVLVSMFGRETPVELDFTQVEKVE, from the coding sequence ATGGCTATGGCAAAACAGGAGAACGACGAGCGGCAGTGGTACGTCATTCATACCTATGCCGGATACGAGAACAAGGTAAAGGCCAACCTGGAAAAGCGGGTCAGCTCGATGAACATGGGTGACAAGATCTTTAAAGTGGTTGTCCCCATGGAGGACGAGCTGCAGATCAAGGACGGAAAGAAGAAAATCGTCAAGCGCAAGATATATCCCGGGTACGTTCTGGTGGAAATGATCCTTACCGAGGAATCCTGGTACGTGGTGCGCAGTACGCCCGGGGTGACGGGATTCGTCGGTTCGGGGGCCAGGCCCATCCCCTTGCGTCCCGACGAAGTACGCCAGATGCTGAGGGAGCCCGGTGCTGCCGAGCCCCGGCCGCGCATACGCCTGGTGGTAGGCGAGAATGTCAGGGTGACCGGCGGGCCCTTCCAGAATTTCATCGGTACCGTCGAAGAAGTGCAGCCCGAAAAAGGAAAAGTGAAGGTCCTGGTTTCCATGTTCGGCCGGGAAACGCCGGTAGAACTGGATTTTACGCAGGTGGAAAAGGTGGAGTGA
- the rplK gene encoding 50S ribosomal protein L11, with product MAKKKVAAVVKLQVPAGKANPAPPVGPALGQHGVNIMAFCKEFNERTASQEGMIIPVEITIYEDRSFTFITKTPPASVLLKKAAGLEKGSSEPNRAKVARLPRSKIREIAELKMRDLNAHDVEAAMRMIEGTARSMGIEIEG from the coding sequence GTGGCCAAGAAGAAAGTAGCCGCCGTAGTCAAGCTTCAGGTGCCGGCCGGCAAGGCTAACCCGGCGCCGCCCGTGGGGCCGGCCTTAGGTCAGCACGGCGTAAACATCATGGCCTTCTGCAAGGAGTTCAACGAGCGGACCGCTTCTCAGGAAGGTATGATCATCCCGGTGGAGATCACCATCTACGAGGATAGATCCTTCACCTTCATCACCAAAACGCCGCCCGCCAGCGTGCTTCTGAAGAAGGCGGCCGGCCTGGAGAAGGGGTCAAGCGAACCCAATCGGGCCAAAGTGGCGCGGCTGCCACGGAGCAAGATACGCGAGATAGCCGAGCTCAAGATGCGGGATCTCAATGCCCACGATGTGGAGGCGGCCATGCGGATGATCGAGGGCACGGCCCGGAGCATGGGCATCGAGATCGAAGGGTAG